The proteins below come from a single Oncorhynchus gorbuscha isolate QuinsamMale2020 ecotype Even-year linkage group LG12, OgorEven_v1.0, whole genome shotgun sequence genomic window:
- the ccl20b gene encoding C-C motif chemokine 20b has protein sequence MINYRDCVLAALFSLLIITLIPTTQSADCCLKFTRRPVHCRWLKGYTFQDITSSCDLNAVIFQNRRNKFVCADPSQDWTKRVQHCLRKRQEKKSQLKKRV, from the exons ATGATAAACTATAGAGACTGTGTCCTggctgctctgttctctctccttatcATCACCCTCATTCCCACCACACAATCAG cgGACTGCTGTCTGAAGTTCACTCGGCGTCCGGTGCACTGCCGATGGCTGAAAGGCTACACCTTCCAAGACATTACTTCCTCATGCGACCTCAATGCTGTCAT CTTCCAGAATCGAAGGAACAAGTTTGTGTGTGCCGACCCCTCTCAAGACTGGACCAAgagggtacaacactgtctgcg CAAGCGTCAGGAGAAGAAATCCCAACTGAAGAAAAGGGTCTGA